One Oncorhynchus kisutch isolate 150728-3 linkage group LG11, Okis_V2, whole genome shotgun sequence genomic region harbors:
- the kmo gene encoding kynurenine 3-monooxygenase isoform X3, which translates to MEDTIVSKGIPMHSRMIHSLNGTQSPIPYGKKGQYILSVDRANLNKELLSAAETYSTTKLNFAHKLLNWSTETGAMTFLRADGTKEEIQADLIVGCDGAFSAIRKQFLRQSRFNFSQTYIPHGYLELTMPPINGEFAMKPNYLHIWPRNTFMMIALPNLDKTFTCTLFMPFDEFENVTTGDQVIEFFQKYFPDTIPLIGADALKRDYFRLPAQAMVSVKCSPYHLSDKCVLMGDAAHAVVPFYGQGMNAGFEDCLVFNEIMDQLNEDFSAVLPEYTRVRVPDDHAIADLAMYNYVEMRSHVNSKWFLFRKYVDNTLHMIMPRTVIPLYTMVTFTRTRYHEAVKRWHWQDKVINQGLLCVAASVVGGSYLLVRYPPNMPNISIEQLWTRLQALKSPF; encoded by the exons ATTGTCTCCAAAGGAATCCCCATGCATTCCAGAATGATCCACTCCTTGAATGGGACACAGTCCCCCATTCCTTATGGCAAGAAAGGACAG TACATCCTGTCTGTCGACAGAGCCAACCTCAACAAAGAACTGTTGTCAG CGGCAGAGACGTATTCAACCACAAAGCTGAACTTCGCCCACAAACTACTCAACTGGAGCACTGAAACAGGAGCAATGACCTTTCTCAG GGCTGATGGTACAAAGGAGGAGATCCAGGCAGACTTGATTGTGGGGTGTGATGGAGCATTCTCTGCCATTCGGAAACAGTTCCTCCGTCAGAGCCGTTTCAACTTCAGTCAGACCTACATCCCCCATGGGTACCTGGAGCTCACCATGCCCCCCATCAATGGAGAG TTTGCCATGAAGCCTAATTATCTGCACATATGGCCACGCAACACATTCATGATGATTGCTCTGCCCAACTTG GACAAGACTTTCACCTGCACACTCTTCATGCCGTTTGACGAGTTTGAAAATGTCACCACGGGCGACCAGGTCATTGAGTTCTTCCAGAAATACTTTCCCGACACCATCCCACTAATAGGAGC GGATGCTCTTAAGAGGGATTATTTCCGTCTACCAGCCCAGGCCATGGTGTCCGTGAAGTGCTCTCCATATCACCTTAGTGATAAGTGTGTCCTTATGGGGGATGCAGCCCACGCTGTGGTGCCATTCTATGGACAGGGGATGAACGCA GGCTTTGAAGACTGCCTTGTTTTCAACGAAATCATGGACCAGCTCAACGAAGATTTCA GTGCTGTTCTGCCTGAGTACACTCGAGTCCGAGTCCCAGACGACCATGCCATCGCAGACCTGGCCATGTACAACTACGTCGAA ATGCGGTCACACGTCAATTCCAAATGGTTCCTGTTCCGAAAATACGTAGACAATACCCTCCACATGATTATGCCAAGGACAGTAATCCCCTTATATACCATG GTTACATTTACTAGGACAAGGTACCATGAGGCAGTAAAACGCTGGCACTGGCAAGACAAA GTGATCAACCAAGGCCTGTTATGTGTGGCAGCATCTGTTGTGGGGGGCTCCTACCTTCTAGTCAGATACCCCCCTAACATGCCAAACATCTCCATCGAGCAGCTGTGGACCAGGCTGCAGGCCCTCAAGAGTCCCTTCTGA